In Ammospiza caudacuta isolate bAmmCau1 chromosome 33, bAmmCau1.pri, whole genome shotgun sequence, the genomic stretch CCTAGAAAtcccccaaataaccccaaataaatcaaaataaccccaaaaaatgaaaaaaaaactccCCCAAGTGAAAGCCAAAAAACCCCGAATGATATCAAGCACAgcgaaaaaaaaccccaatatacACCAGCATTAACCCCAAGAACCCCAAATAATTCCAAATAAACCCACATAAACTCAAATAAGCCTAAACAAACACTAATACTTCATAATAAACTCAAATAAttccaaataaccccaaataaacagaaataaaccaaGTAAAACCCAAGATAAATGACAAATAGTCCATCaataaccccaaataaaccccaaacaaaccccaagtAACCCCAGTTCCTCACGTCCCCACCCCAAAGCAGATCCCGACCAATCACAACGCACGGCAATCACAACTGACGACGATCCACTTGCTGGGCACAAACTCAGAGCACTGGCCCTGCTCAGCGATTTTCAGCCAACCAGCGCCCGGCCCGACTCTGACTCATCACTTGACAGGCACAGACCAAGGCCTCTCACTGAGGTAAATACTCAGTTACCGCGCCGGGTAATTTCCAGCCAATCAGAGCGTGTCTCTCTGATGACTCATCAGTTTCCAGGAGCGGAATTTGGTGTGGGGGGGGAAAAGGCGACcatggggatgggctggggacCCCAAATTAATCCAAAATGGGGCCGGGACCCCAAAACGGAGCATGAGAGGCCTGGagcccccaaaaccaaacacgggggaggggactgggggaaCGATCGGAAAGGAGAGAGCGTGGAAAAAGAGTGTCGGGACCCGAAAATTTAGCTGGGAGGGgaatgggaccccaaaattgagGTGGGAGGGGAATGGAACCCTTAAATTAAGCTGGGATGGGTATGGGGTCCCAACACTGAGCTGGGAGGAGGATGAGACACCCCAAATTGAGCTGGGAGGGGGGTTGAACCCCCAGACAGGATTAAGCCAATTTTCTTCCTGGAATATGGAAAGTACTTCATGGATATGCAACAAGGCCATGAATATGCAACGGATTGATGTAATGGGAAACAAGGACCATCGAGCAAAGGCTGTTATGGCCACCAAGACCCCTCAGTTATGTTCAGGGACACCCCTTAATTAATCTGATTTTAATTACATTAccctgttgcatattcatagacCTTCATGCATATACATAAATGAATTTACATCTTTCAGGAACTATTTGACATGGCCCAGCCTTGGGGGTGTCTCCCCATTTCAGGACCctcctctgaaatggaaaatgtaaacgCCCTCCCTTTGACTACTATTACCATTATTATTATCATCCTTATCAtccttattattattattattattattaataataataataataataataacaataatttattttgaaattaaggggctctcaggcaaagatatgggagcagaAAAACCAGTACTTTAttagcaaaaattaaaaatacaaatgcagtaatagaaacaaaaagaaacagtgACAGAATCAGAATCCTCTGGGAATTCAGTGAAAAAGGCTGATCCTCTTGGAATCCAGTGTGAAAAGGGCTgatcctctgggaatccagatGGAAAACGGCTGATCCTTTGGGAATCCATTCCTTACCCCTCAAAGACAGGGCAAAGTCAGGGCTGTGGAGTTTTTATACGGTATCCCAAGGGTGGAGTTGAGGTTTGGGTCAGGGGAGGAGTTCTGAGAAACACAAGAAGGGTGAGATCAAATTCCTGCCTGTTAGCAACACCAGCACTCCATATAGAACGTGTCCCCAAATCCTAAATTCCCTCTAAAACAACTGAGAAATTATGCAATTCGATCAATTTCCTTCATTTAAACcagtttggggtgtttttaaaGGATGAAGgtgaagcagaggaaaattaaGGCCAAACCAAAAAGCGAAGCAGCCAGGTGGGTTCCCAACATGGATCACAGGGAATGTGACtgaccagggctgtgcccaaagtgcctcctccagtgggggatggagctggagcagcacacgAAGCTCTGCCCGCACCTGGGGCACTCCCAGGGCTTCCCTTAGTGGTGCCTCCGTTGGTGTCGGGTCAAGTGAGAGCTcctggagaagctcttcccacactggggacactcgtagggcctctcccctgtgtggatgcgccggtgccTGACAAGGGCACAGTTGCGcttgaatcccttcccacagtcggggcagtggaagggcctctcctctctgtgaatCCAATAGTGATGGAGAAGATAGGAGCTGGTCGGAAACCTCTTCCTGCATTtatcacactcgtagggcctctccccggtgtggatgcgccggtgggtgATGAGGGCGGAATTGTGCTTGAATCCTTTCCCACAGTGGGGGCattggaagggcctctcctctctgtgaatCCGATAGTGCTGGAGGAGACTGCAGCTCTTCGGAAAACTCTTCCCACACTTGgaacactcgtagggcctctccccagtgtgggtcctctggtgcGTGACTAGGCTTGAGCTCTGGTTGAAGCACATCCCACACTCGGAGCACTTGTACGGTCTCttcccagtgtggatcctctggtgcctgatcaggctggagctcacgctgaagctcttcccacactccccacactcgtagggcttctccccagtgtggatcctctggtgcaCAATCAGGTGGCAGTTCCgtctgaagctcttcccacactccacgcacgtgtggggcttctccccaccatggagctgctcatggagcacCAGCTCCGAGCTCTGGCTCCGTCTCCGGCCGCCTTCCcggcccaggctggctctttccCCCTCAGATCCCCGCTGGCtgcgtttgcagcccctcctcgtgCGGCATCtctggggcttttcctccccGTTGGCTTCCTGCGCCGTGGAGCCGCTCAAAACGGCCTCTTCCACCAGGTTCTGCCGTGggcatttgtcctccctgctctccatgctcagctcctgctctgggggaggaaggacaaggacaggatgggatttgcctccgtgccacaggcaagggcaaggacatcccccagggctgagctgcagccggggccgtgctgggctgggagatggagcagcacagaggggaaaggggcactgacttcctcctcacctgcctcagtgtcctggGGCATCTTCGTCTTCCTTCCAGCCTCCGTAGGGCTGGCAGtgggaaatcctggtttggggaaaacaagggaTGAGCGCATTTGTAGGAGTGTCGTGGGGTAGGACGGTCGGGACGGACggagacgagagatctctgcagccagggcgtGGAACTTgcggtttattgcaaagggcctgggtgcagggccctgcttggagct encodes the following:
- the LOC131570197 gene encoding zinc finger protein ZFP2-like, whose product is MGRVKQGELLALLGLPAAWAGPFAINRKFHALAAEISRLRPSRPSYPTTLLQMRSSLVFPKPGFPTASPTEAGRKTKMPQDTEAEQELSMESREDKCPRQNLVEEAVLSGSTAQEANGEEKPQRCRTRRGCKRSQRGSEGERASLGREGGRRRSQSSELVLHEQLHGGEKPHTCVECGKSFRRNCHLIVHQRIHTGEKPYECGECGKSFSSSSLVTHQRTHTGERPYECSKCGKSFPKSCSLLQHYRIHREERPFQCPHCGKGFKHNSALITHRRIHTGERPYECDKCRKRFPTSSYLLHHYWIHREERPFHCPDCGKGFKRNCALVRHRRIHTGERPYECPQCGKSFSRSSHLTRHQRRHRFPLHQSPTNHRTPPIGKARLPSPSPVNHRALYETNQSPGVSPHQLPPSLRRSSQSEPSWKQRPLTSGPGMERWVKGKEVLAEERCSPQAQAAPADAASRIDQFCTAPRQDTQPRAHRKGRDFQRRRSWSRILWSREEGTLCTAKKMYRA